CGTATTTATATTGTATCTAAATGACAAGTTGTCACAAATTATGGGTCCATTCAATACCCATAATAACGCCTCAAGCGTCATCGATGAGATATCTATCCACTCAAACTAACCGTACCACATGGGTAGGACCAGAGTGTTGTGTTGTCTTCTCCCCTCGTTAGTTTCTAtcaagttttgttttctttccagctccaactttgttttatttcattatttttatatgtttttgatttgttttatttcattattaatgcAAAATTCAAAAGAGCGATCGAAAGGTTCCGCTTCTTACGCAAgctttaacaaaaataaataatccgGTTTAGTGGGTTCATTGCTAGACTCCACTATATGTAACTCCAACTAGAAAATGCCACGCATTTACGTGACATAAGGTGTACAATGACAATGCCACAGTCGCCGGAAGTGAGCTTTATTccattagttatttaaattggAGTTagtgatttataaattagagTGTTTTGGTTTGATACTGCGTGCTAATATAATACCATGTCATTGGGCATGCGAAGTAACACGCAATATGCATGCAATGCACCGCCAAATTTCGATTAGTTATACTAGTTTTCTTCGTGCGTTGTTTGTCTTATAGAATGTGGAATTTGATACGTTCACATTTATTTCATGAATGTGAGAACAAAGAACATAATAAAGGagaaaataagaataaattaaaaactgtATAGTATTTTCCACTCACCGGGAAGATTCATAAGTGATGAATCATGTCTAAAGTCCCCTTCTAAAAAGGAATAGAGATGGCAGATGGGTATAATCCAAGGCATATACTTAGGTTGGAATATTTTATGGAGATTGGAATCTTCATTATGGTTATTTCTTTGAAAGAATATGCTTTAATAATATGCTcgcacaaataaaaaatcatgtttaccttgtgtgttttgaattttaagCTTCCAATATAAATTTTATCCCGAGAAAGAATAAGGTAAAGAGATGATAGGAACACTTGGACGTATCTTTTGAATCTAAACGTTACATATGTTAGGACAAAAGTAGTTTTAGATACGAGTCATATGACACTAGAATTATTTGGTGTTACCGTACAGGCGTGTACACCTTAGGTGCATCAATCAAAGTGGTGAAAAGGTTGATAGATTTGTgtgttttctaataaaaaagCTGATAGATAACGAAAAGTGGGCACATACTAATCGGTGGAGTCTTACTAAAGAACGTTTTGGGGCTCTAAAGCAAGTTACACAATCTAGAGAAAATTTGCCATGTcaataagaaaacaaacataagaaatatatcaAAATGTCTTCGTTAGGTGTTGTTGTAATCTAAACCCATCTccaaaatttctctaaaataaaattatacaagactggataattatcaaataaattatcacATGTACCATTTTGGATggaataagaaaaaacaaagacatatacataacttattttattgataaagcAAGGAAAAGAAGAATACAACTCTGCTTTCTCTCATCCTTTTACACACCTCAAAGGCATAAAATAAAACAGTAAAAGGCGGAAAAAAAGATAGTTATCCTCTACACCACACTACCCTAAAGGACTTAAACAGCAAAAGCCAACATTTCACAAAACGAAAGACAAAAAAACTCATTGCCAAACATCACTCAGAAGAAGCCTAGCCAGCCAGCTTGGAACTTGGCAGCAAcctcttttttaatttatttagctCCTTTTTTATGCGTTCTTCCAGAAGAGCCTTTACCATGTGACTGAGTAGGCGTAATATACAAAGCAAACCCACCCATTTACATGCCGACACACTCCCACACACATGTTACTGTCAGACCTAGACCTAGACCTAGACCAAGACCAAGAAAAGCGATAAGCACTACTCATTACTTATTAATACTACTTTAACTTATTCTCCCCTCTTCACTTATATATCCAAATCTTTCTAGATGAATCTTTCATCTGCTTCCCCTGCTCGTTGAATCCAGGGGTGCCCtgcaaaatattcattttaaaaattacaaaactatttACGTTTAACAAATTTGACCTTTTGGATTTAACTTTTAGACAGATCTATCTAATGAATGGTTAAAAACAAAGATCATGCAAGAACTAAAACTTACTGAGAGCTTGTTCAGCTGAGAGTCTTCTAGAAGCATCCTTACACATCAACTTCCTCAAGAAGTCTTTAGCCATCGACGAGACACCTCTGAACACACTCGGCGGAAACCTCAAGTTTCCCCTCAGCACCGCCTCGAAAATCTCCTCCGCCGTCTCCCCGTAAAACGGCGGAGCTCCGGCGAGCATCGTGTACAAAACAACACCCGCGCTCCAGAGATCACCCTTCTCTCCGTAAGAACAACCCATCAGAACCTCCGGCGCCACGTAATACGGCGTCCCCACCACGCCTTCCGTGGTCTCTCCCTCACCCAACCAAACCCCAGACCCGAAGTCACAGATTTTTACAGTATCGTTCCTAAGATCCAACAGAATATTCTCCGGCTTAATGTCCCTGTGAACGACGCCGTACCGGTGGCAATGCGAGAGCCCTAGAAGAATCTGTTTCGCGAACGACGCCGTTTGGGACTCGGAGAAGGTCCCGGAGGAGACGAGGCGGTCGTAGATGGAGACGGAGGGGTCCACTAGCTCCATGTAGATGGAGAGAGTCGAGTCCGTTTCGACGAGGTCGTGGATTTGGATGATGTTCGGGTGGTAAGACAAGAGAGCCATGAGTTTGGGCTCTGTGTCGATGCACGCGCGGTCGAGCGCGTCGGTGAGGGAGGTCTTGTCGATGGTTTTGCAGGCGTAGAAGTCGCCGGTGGAAGGAGCGTAGACGCGAGTGACGGTGCCGAAGCGTCCCCGACCGATCTCTTCGCAGATCTGGTACTTGTTGTCGTTGCTGTTGTTGTTTTGGCTGCAAGTCATagtatgttttgagttttgttgttgttgtgttgtgttgtgtttaGTAAAAGAGGTGTCTTGAGTGAGATGTCTTTATCTTTATAGACTTAACAAATTCTTAAAAGGTATACTCCATTTgatgcttttatgttttttctccCAGTCCCATTGGATAATGGATATGCCGTTAGAGTTAATAGATATGAAATGATATATTGGATTTGCTTTGGGTCGGAGagtaattatgatttttattttatttattttttggggtctacatttaattattcattgttttaatctatgaatgtttttatattttccttaGTTTGTTATGTAATTATTGGTTTTGATCTCAAGttgttcaatattttatgattttgtgttTCTAGTATtcatatatttctcttttaataataataatgacttattgttttacatttttcaataattattctttggtttattttgtCTTCAATTTAATTCATAATCATTTTTTTGCTTATGTATCTCTTGCTTGTGCATTTTTATGATCTGgattaatgttcaaaaaatcgaTAGGCGGTAACTAGGTGTTTTTTAGAGAACTAGCGACTAACCGGGTTATTCGAGGCCTAGGCGAGGCTTAGGCGAGGCCTAGGCGTTAACGAATaattaatctattatatatatattttacatttatacaACATActttagtttttgggtttaattataaattttttgtgatgaattatcaaaattaaatacacaaaataaaataaattaaacaaatttatagatttatactaacattattgcttaatttaacatatttagactaaatagattaatttaaattgattttaaccgaGTAAGAACAGTTTGAACCGATTTGAATTGTATAAGCTTTTTGATCAATGAGTAAGATTCGAAAGGATCCAAGTGAGAGAACTATCTCAAAGCGGAAGCAAATGATTCAGAGGAAAAAACAAGTTACTAAATGTAgcaaaacaaagagaaagaaggaagGAACCTTTTCAATGAGAGAGGAGACTGGTGAACGGAATCGATCTTCGATTGAGAGGAGTTATGCTTTCAATGGATGACAAGTCATCCTCTTTCTCAGAGTCTAAGGCGGTGTTTGTTGGAGAAAGACGATAGTTAGTGATGGATTGATTGATTGGACATTCTCTCTCTAAGACACgggtttttgtgtgttttactAGTCTCCTGTATATGAAACGGTGTGTAGTGGAGTCTATAGAGCAAAAAACGACACGATGGTTGGAAGGATCAGTCtacataaattatgttttaattaggGGTTGTTTTGCCAAATGGTGTTAAGAAATGAAGGTACGGTTAGAAAACTTATGAAATAATGCTTTTATCAATGTCTCTCGTACTGTAGTGCTCAATCTTAGATTTAGGACTAGATTGGGCATTACATACTATCACAAAATTGGTTAATGCATACCAAAGTCAACTTAATCTATAAATGATGCAAatgaaaatagtaaattaaCTTAATTGCATTAGGGACAtgcttaaaaaaaagaaagagaccaaaaacacaaaattacATAAGCATCActaattaatagttaaatacTACCATCTGATATACATCTTCAAATGTCTTAAATAGAGAGACCAAAAGCATATATAGAGACACCAAAAGCACAAAGTAATAAGTAATAACAGTTAAGTACTACTACATCCGATACACATCTTCAAATGTCTTAAATAGAGACCAAAAGCACACAATACATAAGCATCActaattaatagttaaatattacCATCCGATACACATCTTCAAATGTCTTAAATTACTAAATAGCAAATCAACTAGTGGGGGAAGAACAGAGTCCACAGTTTTTGTACGTACCACCTAGGACTAGACAACTCCATAGCTTATGAACTCCTAAGCATTCAGGATCTCTTCTTAGAAGCCGCCAAGCCGAAGCCGTTTCATCTTCAATCTAGCACTCCCCTTGGATGCTCAATGTTCTCGTAGCCTCGTTGTCTCACAACAGCTTGGCAGTGATAAGGCTCACCAGTGATAAGGCTCACCACTCCTAGCCTTGGCTAAGTCCTTGTATGTTATGTAAATGACAGCAGCTTTAGACTTGAGACTTGGGGGTTCCTTATCATCGAGAGATTCTATGGCCACTTGCACAATCTCTAACTCAAAGTTGGAGAGATCCTTCTGCAACAACAAGACTTTGTATCATCACCAAGTATGTTATTGATACATCTTATTGATATGCAAAGTGGAGAGCATAAACCTTACAGCTGTAAACCACCTATG
The sequence above is drawn from the Brassica oleracea var. oleracea cultivar TO1000 unplaced genomic scaffold, BOL UnpScaffold00891, whole genome shotgun sequence genome and encodes:
- the LOC106320355 gene encoding phosphoenolpyruvate carboxylase kinase 1-like (The sequence of the model RefSeq protein was modified relative to this genomic sequence to represent the inferred CDS: added 33 bases not found in genome assembly); amino-acid sequence: MTCSQNNNNNNDNKYQICEEIGRGRFGTVTRVYAPSTGDFYACKTIDKTSLTDALDRACIDTEPKLMALLSYHPNIIQIHDLVETDSTLSIYMELVDPSVSIYDRLVSSGTFSESQTASFAKQILLGLSHCHRYGVVHRDIKPENILLDLRNDTVKICDFGSGVWLGEGETTEGVVGTPYYVAPEVLMGCSYGEKGDLWSAGVVLYTMLAGAPPFYGETAEEIFEAVLRGNLRFPPSVFRGVSSMAKDFLRKLMCKDASRRLSAEQALRHPWIQRAGEADERFI